In Candidatus Paceibacterota bacterium, the following are encoded in one genomic region:
- a CDS encoding DegT/DnrJ/EryC1/StrS family aminotransferase, which translates to MKFKVPFVNYQLQYQNSKKEMDNVIQGVLSRGDLILRQDVEEFEKNLALVAGTKYAVGLNSGTDALILSLRAAGIGPGDEVITVSHTFLASIAAIVHVGAKPILIEVKEDFTIDVDKIEEVLTEKTKAIMPVHLNGRVCQMDKLMDIAKKHNLIVVEDAAQALEAKFKGKRAGSFGKAGCFSFYPAKILGAYGDAGGVTTDDKEIAEKIRLFRDHGQKTPAPEQARYGVKKTEVVCYGWTARLDNLQAAVLNAKFKYLPEWIKRRREIAAIYDKGLRDVSGIELPPAPAFAEDSAGRSDFDDKHFDVFQNYVLKAQKRDELFNFLKKKGVETLIKDPIANHHHLNLGLSSFKLPYTEKLAKEVISLPLYPELTQEQIEYVIECVKNFYAR; encoded by the coding sequence ATGAAGTTTAAGGTTCCTTTCGTAAATTACCAACTACAGTATCAGAATTCAAAGAAAGAAATGGATAATGTAATCCAGGGCGTTTTAAGCAGGGGAGATTTGATTTTGAGGCAGGATGTCGAAGAGTTTGAAAAGAATTTAGCTTTAGTTGCCGGCACGAAATATGCAGTTGGTTTGAATTCCGGAACAGATGCTTTAATTTTATCCTTGAGAGCAGCTGGCATTGGCCCAGGAGACGAGGTGATAACGGTTTCCCATACTTTTTTGGCTTCAATTGCTGCTATTGTTCATGTTGGGGCAAAACCTATTTTAATAGAAGTGAAAGAAGATTTTACGATTGATGTTGATAAAATAGAAGAGGTTCTGACAGAAAAAACAAAAGCCATAATGCCTGTTCATTTAAACGGCAGGGTTTGCCAAATGGATAAGTTAATGGATATTGCCAAAAAGCACAATTTAATTGTTGTTGAAGACGCTGCCCAGGCTTTAGAAGCTAAATTTAAAGGCAAGAGAGCAGGCTCTTTCGGCAAAGCCGGGTGTTTTAGCTTTTATCCGGCAAAGATTCTGGGAGCTTACGGCGATGCCGGGGGAGTAACGACTGACGATAAGGAAATTGCAGAAAAGATACGTCTTTTCAGAGACCACGGCCAGAAGACCCCCGCACCAGAGCAAGCACGGTACGGGGTAAAAAAAACAGAAGTTGTTTGTTACGGCTGGACCGCCCGTTTGGACAATCTCCAAGCAGCTGTTCTTAATGCTAAATTCAAGTATTTGCCAGAATGGATAAAAAGACGGAGGGAAATTGCTGCAATTTATGATAAAGGCTTAAGAGATGTTTCGGGGATTGAACTTCCGCCTGCTCCCGCCTTCGCCGAGGATTCGGCGGGCAGGTCTGATTTTGATGATAAACATTTTGACGTTTTTCAGAATTATGTTTTAAAAGCGCAAAAAAGAGACGAGCTTTTCAATTTTTTAAAGAAAAAAGGAGTGGAAACTTTGATTAAAGATCCGATTGCCAACCATCATCATCTAAATCTGGGGCTTTCTAGTTTCAAGCTGCCATATACGGAAAAACTGGCGAAAGAAGTTATTTCTCTGCCTCTTTATCCTGAATTGACCCAGGAGCAGATAGAATACGTTATTGAATGCGTTAAGAATTTTTATGCCAGGTAG
- a CDS encoding polysaccharide biosynthesis protein: protein MNSVFKKILFEKRPFAKLAFFSVADGLLIMLSVILAFLVRFEGYIPARYLLNVEGIIILSLLITLLIFYFLKLYYFTWSYVSAEELIALVKGVFLSFLVLTATFFVLRDQPIFSGFPRSTLFITYFFVFVLCGGLRFGKRAFLQLFPSKKQGEKKRTLIVGAGDAGEQLLRSIAVFSSSPYLPVGFVDDRPAKLGASIHGLKVFGAIKDIPKIVRENKIEGLIIAIPSAGSQIIQEAVEKGREAGLRKIKIVPPIEELISGRVSIGQLREVEISDLLDREVVVSEQKSIENFIKDKTILVTGAAGSIGSELCRQIARFKPLSLIILDQDETGIFNIAEELEDSFFKLNKSFLIADVRDKEKIERIFKEFHPNIVFHAAAYKHVPLMEENPDEAVKNNVFGTKIVAETSLKNGVESLIFVSTDKAVNPTSVMGATKRIGEMICQIFSQRNSTRFISVRFGNVLDSRGSVIPIFREKIKKREPIEVTHPDMTRFFMTTPEACLLVMQAGAMGQGGEVFVLDMGDSVKIVDLAKKMIQLSGLKPDVDIPIVFTKPRPGEKLFEEILTAEEGTIATHNQKIFMAKLSAIDKERIDIKLSELRKAAESGDKQTTIKLLKEIIPTYAR from the coding sequence ATGAACAGCGTTTTTAAAAAAATATTATTTGAGAAAAGACCATTTGCCAAATTAGCTTTTTTTTCCGTTGCTGACGGGCTTTTGATTATGCTTTCTGTTATTCTGGCGTTTCTTGTCCGTTTTGAAGGATATATTCCTGCTCGTTATCTTTTAAACGTTGAAGGGATAATAATCTTATCCTTATTAATTACCCTTCTCATTTTCTATTTTCTTAAGCTTTATTATTTCACTTGGTCATATGTCAGTGCCGAAGAGCTGATTGCTTTGGTAAAAGGCGTTTTTTTAAGTTTTCTGGTTTTAACTGCCACTTTTTTCGTTTTAAGAGACCAGCCGATCTTCAGCGGTTTTCCGCGCTCTACTCTTTTTATCACTTATTTTTTTGTCTTTGTGCTTTGCGGCGGCCTTCGTTTTGGCAAAAGGGCTTTTTTGCAGCTTTTTCCCTCCAAAAAACAAGGCGAAAAAAAAAGAACTTTGATTGTTGGCGCTGGAGATGCTGGAGAGCAGCTTTTAAGAAGCATAGCAGTTTTTTCTTCCAGTCCTTATTTGCCTGTGGGGTTTGTCGATGACAGGCCGGCAAAGCTGGGAGCTTCGATTCACGGCTTGAAGGTTTTCGGCGCGATTAAAGATATTCCCAAGATTGTCAGGGAGAATAAAATTGAAGGATTGATTATTGCCATACCCTCGGCCGGTTCGCAGATTATCCAGGAAGCAGTTGAAAAAGGTAGGGAAGCAGGTCTAAGAAAGATAAAAATAGTTCCGCCAATAGAAGAATTGATTTCTGGTAGGGTAAGTATTGGCCAGCTTCGCGAAGTTGAAATCAGTGATTTATTGGACAGGGAAGTGGTTGTTTCCGAGCAAAAATCAATTGAGAATTTCATTAAAGACAAGACGATTTTAGTTACGGGAGCAGCCGGTTCCATCGGTTCCGAACTTTGCCGGCAGATAGCCAGATTCAAGCCTTTGTCTTTGATTATTTTGGATCAGGACGAAACAGGCATTTTTAATATTGCCGAAGAATTGGAAGATTCTTTTTTCAAGCTGAACAAGTCTTTTTTAATAGCTGATGTCAGGGACAAAGAAAAGATTGAGCGCATTTTTAAGGAATTTCATCCCAATATTGTCTTTCACGCAGCTGCTTACAAGCACGTGCCTTTGATGGAAGAGAATCCTGACGAAGCGGTTAAAAACAACGTTTTTGGCACAAAAATTGTTGCAGAAACTTCGTTAAAAAATGGAGTTGAAAGCCTTATTTTCGTTTCAACGGACAAAGCAGTAAACCCGACTTCAGTGATGGGAGCAACCAAAAGAATTGGGGAGATGATTTGCCAGATTTTCAGTCAAAGAAACTCAACCAGATTTATTTCAGTAAGATTTGGCAATGTTTTAGACAGCCGAGGAAGCGTTATTCCGATTTTTAGAGAAAAGATCAAGAAAAGAGAGCCGATAGAGGTTACTCATCCTGATATGACCAGATTCTTTATGACTACTCCTGAAGCCTGCCTTTTGGTCATGCAAGCAGGGGCAATGGGTCAAGGCGGAGAGGTTTTTGTTTTGGACATGGGCGATTCCGTTAAAATAGTGGACCTGGCGAAAAAAATGATCCAACTTTCAGGATTGAAGCCGGATGTGGACATCCCTATTGTTTTTACCAAGCCCAGGCCCGGAGAAAAGCTTTTTGAGGAGATTCTGACAGCTGAAGAAGGAACAATTGCTACCCATAACCAGAAGATTTTCATGGCAAAATTATCTGCGATTGATAAAGAGCGAATAGACATTAAGTTGTCAGAATTGAGAAAAGCAGCTGAAAGCGGGGACAAACAAACCACAATAAAGCTATTAAAGGAAATAATTCCTACTTATGCCCGTTAA
- a CDS encoding O-antigen ligase family protein, whose amino-acid sequence MPVKNNLEKIYFRIIEWGTYLVLLTPFIFIKDYFFPFVVPKTIFFRVIVCIIFIAYILLATANAKYRPRITPLTVVIFIFLGVLVLASITGVNFTRSFWSVFERMEGLLTFFHLFVFYIVLTSVFKERKYWERILSVSILIGIFIAFNALTSDNPATRGGGMLGNSAFFSAYILFNLFFAIIFLVTKTGVWRLFYGTAFVVFVCSLFFNPGDFIKGAVAAFIIGMIILLFGFLLTVLFLSDQKKLKIIVLSLIILFILGAFGFSQFDFVKERMDKLWQSNSVQARLVVWDMGWQGWQERFWLGWGLENFNVPFTKHYNPELPLSGDIWYDRVHNIVLDTGINSGIVGLLSYLSVFGVAIFGLLRLLSRVSEKKNIIVPLAMIALFFAYFSQNLFVFDMVSTYMMFFLSLAFAGFLISSGKEEAKEKIIPLPSFVGGFLIILTVFTLFVGNIQVARASKYVLKGIISPLEQSISYFQKAFKASPMVQFEGPEQFGSRINALSLQSNQNKELLSQGFGLAEEEFKKSITQNPLDFRLQLFLGRHYTNFYQFSGDKEKLALAEKALNKAVELSPGNQQAYFILAQNFLLQGDYEKAIEIFQKAVAMEPRLAQSHWYLFKAYRIAGKYDLALSELKEVEDLGFSWQGDASTLKEGIEVLKAISVNQDVLIALYEKGAELDPKDYSFWMNLAESYAATGQKEKAKNAAENLLQLKPELSSQVEQFLEELGY is encoded by the coding sequence ATGCCCGTTAAAAACAATTTAGAAAAGATATATTTTAGAATCATTGAATGGGGGACTTATCTCGTTCTCCTCACTCCTTTTATTTTTATAAAGGATTATTTTTTTCCATTTGTTGTTCCCAAAACTATTTTTTTCAGAGTTATTGTTTGTATTATCTTTATTGCTTACATTCTACTGGCAACTGCCAATGCTAAATACAGACCGAGAATTACTCCTTTAACTGTAGTTATCTTTATTTTTTTAGGAGTGCTTGTTTTAGCTTCTATTACCGGTGTAAACTTTACAAGGAGTTTCTGGAGCGTTTTTGAGAGGATGGAAGGTCTGTTAACCTTTTTCCATCTTTTTGTCTTTTATATCGTTCTGACCAGTGTTTTTAAAGAAAGAAAATATTGGGAAAGAATTTTGTCTGTTTCAATCTTGATCGGCATTTTTATCGCTTTCAACGCTTTGACTTCAGATAATCCGGCCACTCGTGGAGGAGGGATGCTCGGCAATTCTGCGTTTTTTTCAGCTTACATTCTTTTTAATCTGTTTTTCGCCATAATCTTTCTTGTTACGAAAACAGGAGTTTGGCGGCTTTTTTATGGAACAGCTTTTGTCGTTTTTGTTTGTTCTTTGTTTTTTAATCCTGGCGATTTTATCAAGGGGGCGGTTGCCGCTTTTATCATCGGAATGATTATTTTGTTGTTTGGCTTTTTGTTGACCGTTCTGTTTCTGTCCGACCAGAAAAAGCTCAAAATCATTGTTCTTTCTTTAATAATTTTATTCATTCTGGGAGCGTTTGGCTTTTCCCAGTTTGATTTTGTTAAGGAAAGAATGGATAAATTATGGCAGTCAAATAGCGTTCAGGCGAGATTAGTGGTTTGGGACATGGGTTGGCAGGGCTGGCAGGAAAGATTTTGGCTTGGCTGGGGCTTGGAGAATTTCAATGTTCCTTTTACCAAACATTATAACCCTGAGCTTCCTCTTTCTGGCGACATTTGGTATGACAGGGTCCATAATATTGTTTTAGACACGGGAATCAATTCCGGGATTGTCGGATTGTTAAGCTATCTGTCTGTTTTCGGCGTTGCTATTTTTGGTTTGTTAAGGCTTTTATCAAGGGTAAGCGAGAAAAAGAACATTATTGTTCCTTTGGCTATGATTGCTTTATTTTTCGCTTATTTTTCCCAAAACCTTTTTGTTTTTGATATGGTTTCAACTTATATGATGTTTTTCTTGAGCTTGGCTTTTGCCGGTTTTTTAATTTCTTCAGGAAAAGAAGAAGCGAAAGAAAAGATTATTCCTTTGCCTTCTTTTGTCGGCGGCTTTTTGATAATTTTAACTGTCTTTACGCTTTTTGTCGGCAATATCCAGGTTGCCAGAGCTTCAAAGTATGTTCTCAAGGGAATAATTTCTCCCTTGGAACAATCCATTTCCTATTTTCAAAAAGCTTTTAAAGCTTCGCCAATGGTGCAGTTTGAAGGACCTGAGCAGTTTGGTTCAAGGATTAACGCATTATCTTTGCAGTCCAATCAGAATAAAGAACTGTTAAGCCAGGGATTTGGTTTGGCTGAAGAAGAATTTAAAAAAAGCATTACCCAGAATCCTTTGGATTTCCGTCTCCAGCTGTTTTTAGGAAGGCACTATACTAATTTTTATCAATTTTCTGGCGATAAAGAAAAACTGGCGTTGGCTGAAAAAGCCTTGAACAAGGCAGTTGAATTAAGCCCGGGAAACCAGCAAGCTTATTTCATTCTGGCCCAAAATTTTCTTTTGCAGGGCGACTACGAAAAAGCTATTGAGATTTTTCAGAAAGCAGTTGCAATGGAGCCTCGTCTCGCCCAGTCCCATTGGTATTTGTTTAAAGCTTACAGGATAGCGGGAAAATACGATTTAGCTCTTTCCGAACTGAAAGAAGTGGAGGATTTGGGATTCAGTTGGCAGGGCGATGCTTCCACCTTGAAAGAAGGCATAGAGGTTCTCAAGGCTATTAGCGTTAATCAAGATGTTTTAATCGCCCTTTATGAGAAAGGAGCAGAACTTGATCCTAAAGATTATTCTTTCTGGATGAACTTGGCTGAAAGTTATGCGGCAACGGGCCAGAAGGAAAAAGCGAAAAATGCGGCTGAAAATCTTTTGCAATTGAAACCTGAACTTTCTTCCCAGGTTGAGCAGTTTTTGGAAGAATTGGGTTATTAG
- the murB gene encoding UDP-N-acetylmuramate dehydrogenase, translating into MDINKFLPAVKKNVLLKNHTAFKIGGPARYFFEAKNKNDLLLALKTAKRFNLPFFILGGGSNLLVSDKGYKGLVIKILNNKYKILDGKISTETGAALSRLVNASANLGLSGLEWASGIPGTVGGAVLGNAGSFGKSMKDTVKKVEVIDLKTLKFKTYNLKDCKFSYRESVFKRKKNLIIASVILKLKKGKKLEIKKKMAECIAFKKQSQPLNYPSAGSVFKNPSRKYVARQGEEDESSSSTIAAAWQGEEDESSSSTIAAAWQGEEDESSSSTIAAARLIEDCGLKGKTIGRAKISEKHANFIVNLGGASAGNVKKLINLAKKSVKKKFSVSLREEIQLLGF; encoded by the coding sequence ATGGACATCAATAAGTTTTTGCCGGCAGTCAAAAAAAATGTTTTATTGAAAAACCACACTGCTTTTAAGATTGGCGGGCCAGCCAGATATTTTTTTGAAGCAAAGAATAAAAACGATTTGCTTCTGGCGCTGAAAACGGCAAAAAGATTTAATTTGCCTTTTTTTATTCTGGGTGGAGGAAGCAACCTACTGGTTTCAGACAAAGGCTATAAGGGACTGGTGATAAAAATATTGAACAATAAATACAAAATACTGGACGGAAAGATCTCAACAGAAACAGGAGCGGCTTTGAGTCGTTTGGTAAACGCTTCAGCCAATCTTGGTTTATCCGGGTTAGAATGGGCCTCCGGGATTCCTGGAACGGTCGGTGGCGCTGTTTTAGGCAATGCCGGATCTTTTGGCAAATCAATGAAAGACACAGTTAAAAAAGTTGAAGTTATTGATTTGAAAACCTTGAAATTCAAAACCTATAATTTGAAAGACTGCAAGTTTAGTTATCGGGAAAGCGTTTTCAAGAGAAAAAAGAATTTAATTATCGCCTCAGTAATTTTAAAATTAAAAAAAGGAAAGAAGTTGGAAATCAAAAAGAAAATGGCAGAATGCATCGCTTTTAAAAAACAAAGTCAGCCTTTGAATTATCCTTCGGCAGGTTCTGTTTTTAAAAACCCTAGCAGAAAATATGTCGCTCGGCAGGGCGAAGAGGATGAATCCTCTTCTTCAACCATCGCTGCGGCTTGGCAGGGCGAAGAGGATGAATCCTCTTCTTCAACCATCGCTGCGGCTTGGCAGGGCGAAGAGGATGAATCCTCTTCTTCAACCATCGCTGCGGCTCGGTTGATTGAAGATTGCGGTTTGAAAGGAAAAACAATCGGTAGGGCAAAAATTTCCGAGAAGCACGCCAATTTTATCGTTAACTTGGGCGGAGCGAGCGCTGGAAACGTAAAAAAATTGATAAATTTGGCGAAAAAATCAGTAAAAAAGAAGTTTTCAGTGTCGCTGCGCGAGGAAATTCAGCTTTTAGGTTTTTAA
- the speD gene encoding adenosylmethionine decarboxylase, whose translation MTGKTKRSTQWVTKSKKQKYAGIHLIAEFWNGEIIEDPKKIKKILIAAVKEAKSAPLKVVIHKFSPQGLTGVVLLKESHLAIHAWPEFNYVAIDIFTCGDRAKPHKALQYLRKKLKPKKVEIQEIKRGRINAL comes from the coding sequence ATGACTGGCAAAACAAAGAGATCCACTCAATGGGTCACAAAATCAAAAAAACAAAAATACGCTGGCATTCATTTGATTGCTGAATTTTGGAATGGAGAAATTATTGAAGACCCCAAAAAAATCAAAAAAATCCTAATAGCAGCAGTTAAAGAAGCAAAAAGTGCTCCTTTAAAAGTGGTAATTCATAAATTTTCACCCCAGGGCCTGACCGGGGTTGTTTTGTTGAAAGAGTCTCATCTCGCTATCCACGCCTGGCCTGAATTTAATTATGTGGCAATTGATATTTTTACCTGCGGGGACCGGGCAAAACCCCACAAAGCTTTGCAGTATTTGAGGAAAAAATTAAAGCCTAAAAAAGTTGAAATACAAGAGATAAAAAGAGGAAGAATAAATGCCCTATGA
- a CDS encoding S-adenosylmethionine decarboxylase, with amino-acid sequence MKKRKKKSNRKIFGKELTIDLKDCDPKTIRSAKKIKEYAAGICKEINIKPYGKTIVERFALHIDYAAGYSLVQLIQSSLVSAHFSELWNRAYINLFSCSNFDKKRAVKFSKKFFKARVFKQKTSIR; translated from the coding sequence ATGAAAAAAAGAAAGAAAAAGTCGAACCGAAAGATTTTCGGAAAAGAATTAACAATAGATTTAAAAGATTGTGATCCCAAGACAATCAGGTCTGCCAAAAAAATAAAAGAGTACGCAGCTGGAATTTGCAAGGAGATAAATATTAAGCCTTATGGAAAAACTATCGTTGAGAGATTTGCTTTACATATTGATTATGCCGCGGGATATTCTTTGGTACAGTTGATTCAATCCAGTCTCGTCAGTGCTCATTTTTCCGAACTTTGGAATAGGGCTTATATAAACCTTTTTTCCTGTAGTAATTTTGATAAAAAAAGAGCTGTTAAATTCTCAAAGAAATTTTTTAAAGCGAGAGTCTTTAAACAAAAGACTTCCATTCGCTAA
- the speE gene encoding polyamine aminopropyltransferase yields the protein MKKGILRFKKSKWFFEEDVPYDVSRIKIGMEIKRKIYSGRSDYQRIEFFDTYAYDRILVLDGILQTSEKDEFIYHEMLCQLPMFLHKNPKRILIIGGGDGGSLEEVLKHKIEKVWMAEIDEKVIELSKKYISSISKGAFKNKKAEIIIGDGKKYIKRHKNFFDVIILDLSDPLGPSKELISLNFYQNVKRALRKDGVVSIQSGSLNDQPELVSKIFGRIKKIFPFADIHWAVVPSYQTGEYSFIIGAKENLGKLTQKDLQKKYKKSKLKLKYFSPEIYFASRVLPKYLAEKIGK from the coding sequence ATGAAAAAAGGTATTTTACGTTTCAAAAAAAGCAAATGGTTTTTTGAAGAAGATGTTCCTTATGATGTTTCAAGGATTAAAATCGGTATGGAGATAAAAAGGAAAATTTATTCCGGGAGATCCGACTACCAAAGGATAGAATTTTTTGATACTTATGCTTACGATAGGATTTTGGTTCTTGACGGAATTCTACAGACCTCAGAAAAAGATGAATTTATATATCATGAAATGCTTTGCCAGTTGCCGATGTTTTTGCACAAGAACCCAAAAAGAATTTTGATTATCGGCGGCGGAGACGGAGGATCCTTGGAAGAAGTATTGAAACACAAGATAGAAAAAGTTTGGATGGCGGAAATAGACGAAAAAGTCATTGAACTTTCAAAAAAATATATTTCTTCGATTTCAAAAGGAGCTTTTAAGAATAAGAAAGCGGAAATAATTATCGGCGACGGGAAAAAATATATAAAAAGACACAAAAATTTCTTTGATGTTATCATTCTTGATCTTTCTGATCCCCTTGGCCCTTCAAAAGAGCTGATTTCCCTAAATTTTTATCAAAATGTAAAAAGGGCCCTGAGAAAAGACGGCGTAGTATCTATTCAGTCAGGTTCCCTGAACGACCAACCGGAGTTGGTGAGTAAGATTTTCGGCAGAATAAAGAAAATATTTCCATTTGCAGATATTCACTGGGCAGTAGTTCCTTCTTATCAAACTGGAGAATATAGTTTTATTATTGGAGCGAAAGAAAATTTAGGAAAATTAACGCAAAAAGACCTTCAGAAAAAATACAAGAAATCAAAATTAAAACTGAAATACTTTAGTCCGGAAATTTATTTTGCTTCCAGAGTTTTGCCGAAATATCTGGCAGAAAAAATAGGGAAATAA